The nucleotide window GGATGACCTCGCGGCCGCCTGCGCCCTCACCGTTCCCGCTCGCCGTCACGCCGGGAGCCTACGGCCAGCAGGACCGTCGTACCGGGCGTCTACCGTTTGGTCGTTCTGCTGCCCGTACCCGGAGGTGCTCCGTGCTGTCCCGCATCGACCTGCGAGGGTCCGCTCTGCCCGGGCCCCGTGAGCTCGCCCATCTGCTGCCGCGTGCCGGCACCGACATCGACGCGGTGCTCGCCACGGTCCGGCCGATCTGCGAGGACGTGCGGCTGCGCGGTGCGGAGGCGGTCCGGGAGATCACCGCGCGCCTCGACCGCGTCGACGTCCCCGACATGGCCGTGCCCCAGGCCGCCCTCGACGAGGCGCTGGCCGGCATCGACCCGACCGTGCGCGCCGCGCTGGAGGAGTCGATCCGCCGGGTGCGGATCGTGCACTCCGACCAGCGCCGCACCGACGTCACCACCCAGGTCGCCCGCGGCGGCACCGTCACCGAGCGCTGGCTCCCGGTGCGCCGCGTCGGGCTGTACGTGCCCGGTGGCCTCGCCCCGCTGCTGAGCTCGGTGGTGATGAACGTCGTCCCGGCCCAGATCGCCGGCGTGGAGTCCATCGCCGTGGCCAGCCCGCCGCAGCGCGACAACGGCGGCCTGCCCGACCCCGGCGTCCTGGCGGCGTGCGCGCTGCTCGGCGTCACCGAGGTCTACGCCGTCGGCGGTGCGCAGGCGATCGCCGTCTTCGGCTACGGCGCCGGTGCCTGCGAGCCGGTCGACCTGGTCACCGGCCCGGGCAACGTCTACGTCACCGCGGCCAAGCGGCTGCTGCGCGGCCTGATCGGCATCGACTCCGAGGCCGGCCCGACCGAGGTCGCCGTCCTCGCCGACGACACCGCCGACCCCGGGCACGTGGCCGCGGACCTGATCAGCCAGGCCGAGCACGACCCGCTGGCCGGCGCCGTCCTGGTCACCACCAGCGAGGAGCTCGCCGACGCCGTGCTCGCGCAGGTGCCCGCCCAGGTCGCGGCCACCAAGCACACCGAGCGGATCACCACCGCCCTCAACGGCACCCAGTCCGGCATCGTGCTGGTCGACGACCTCGACGCCGGCCTGGCCGTGGTCGACGCCTACGCCGCCGAGCACCTGGAGATCCAGACCCGCGACCCGCGCGAGGTGGCGATGCGGGTGCGCAACGCCGGTGCGGTCTTCGTCGGGCCATGGGCGCCGGTGTCGCTGGGCGACTACATCGCCGGGTCCAACCACGTGCTGCCCACCGGCGGCTGCGCCCGGCACTCCAGCGGGCTGAGCGTGCAGACCTTCCTGCGCGGCATCCACCTCGTGGAGTACGACGAGCAGGCCCTCGCCGAGGTCGCCGGGCACATCGACGCCCTGGCCCACGCCGAGGACCTGCCCGGGCACGCGGCCGCCGTCCGCGTCCGGCAGCGGCCGTGACCGGCCTGGAGGAGCTGCCGCTGCGCCCGGAGCTGCGGGGCAAGACCGCCTACGGGGCGCCCCAGCTGGCGGTCGCACACCAGCTCAACACCAACGAGAACCCCTACCCGCTGCCCGGCGGGCTGCTGGCCGACCTCGGCACGGCGCTGGCCGAGGCCTCCCGCGGGCTCAACCGGTACCCCGACCGCGACGCAGTCGCGCTGCGCACCGACCTCGCCACCTACCTGACCCACACCAGCGGGGAGCAGGTCGGCGTCGACCAGGTGTGGGCGGCCAACGGCTCCAACGAGGTGCTCCAGCAGCTGCTGCAGACCTTCGGCGGCGCGGACCGCACGGCGCTGGGCTTCACGCCGTCCTACTCGATGCACCCGATCATCGCCGGCAGCACGAGCACCGCCTGGGTCGACGGGCACCGGCGGGCGGACTTCACGATCGACACCGCCGCGGCGGTCGCCCAGGTGCGCGAGGTGCGCCCGGACGTCGTCTTCGTGACCAGCCCGAACAACCCGACCGGCACCGCGGTCGACCTGGACACCATCGCCGCGCTCTACGACGCGACCGACGGCGTGCTCGTGGTCGACGAGGCCTACACCGAGTTCGCCCGCACGGGCACCGTGTCCGCGCTGTCGCTGCTGCCCGGGCGTCCGCGCCTGGTGGTCAGCCGCACGATGAGCAAGGCGTTCGGCATGGCCGGGCTCCGGCTGGGCTACCTGGCCGCCGACCCCGCGGTGGTCCAGGCCGTGCAGCTGGTGCGCCTGCCCTACCACCTGAGCTCGCTCACCCAGGCCGCCGCCCGGGCCGCGCTGGCACACACCGACGAGCTGCTGGCCACCGTCGAGGCGGTGAAGGCCCAGCGCGACCGGATCGTCGCCGCACTGCCCTTGCTCGGCCTGACCAGCGTGCCCAGCGACGCCAACTTCGTGCTGTTCGGCCACTTCGCCGATGCCCCCGCGGCCTGGCAGGCGCTGCTCGACCGCGGCGTCCTGGTCCGCGACGTCGGCCTGCCCGGCTGGCTGCGGGTGACCGCCGGCACGCCGGAGGAGACCGACGCCTTCCTCACCGCCCTGGGTGAGGTGGCCCCGAGCCACCGCCTGGGAGACTGAGGCCATGAGCAGGACTGCACGCATCGAGCGGGCCACCAAGGAGACCACCCTCGTCGTCGAGGTCGACCTGGACGGCACGGGCACCTCGGACATCGCCACCGGGGTCGGGTTCTACGACCACATGCTCACCGCGCTGAGCAAGCACAGTGGCATCGACCTCACCGTGCGCGCCGACGGCGACCTGCACATCGACGCCCACCACACCGTCGAGGACGTCGCCATCGCGCTGGGCCAGGCCTTCGCCGAGGCCCTCGGCGACAAGCGCGGCATCACCCGTTACGGCGACGCGACCATCCCGATGGACGAGGTGCTGGTGCAGGCCGCGGTCGACCTGTCCGGCCGGCCCTACTTCGTGCACGCCGAGCCCGAGAACATGACGCCGATGATCGGGCCGGACTACCCGACGTCGCTGACCAAGCACGTGCTCGAGTCCTTCGCGTTCAACGCCAAGATCAGCCTGCACGTGCGGGTGCTCTACGCCGGCCGCGACGCCCACCACATCGTCGAGGGCCAGTTCAAGGCGCTCGCCCGGGCGCTGCGCACCGCCGTCGCGCTGGACCCGCGGGTCACCGACGTCCCCTCCACCAAGGGCGCGCTGTGAACTTCGGCATCGCCCTGCTGGTGGTCGGCGGGTTCTTCCTCGGCGGTGCCTTCAGCATCTTCCGGGCCGACTCCGACACCAAGGGCCGCACCACGGCGCAGCTGGTCTTCGCCGGCATCCTGCTGGTCGCGGCCCTGCTGGCCACGGTCAGCGGCATCCTCTACCTGGCGGGCTGACGGCCTCTCCGCACGGTCCACCAGCGACGTGCGAGTCGTGGACGGTCACCCGAGGCGGGCGGCGAAGTCCTCGGCGGTGCGCAGCTGCCGGCGCAGCGTCGCCACCCGCTCGGCGGCCTGCTCGCGGAAGGCGGCCAGCCGGGCCGGGTCGGCCCCCGGGCCGGCGTCGAGCAGGTCCAGCAGCTCGCGCATCTCCTCGAGGCTGAACCCCAGCGGCTTCATCTGCATGATCACCCGCAGCCGTTCCACGTCGTCCTCGACGTAGAGCCGGAAGCCGCCGTCCGAGCGCGCCGACGGGACGGCGAGGCCGACCTCCTCGTAGTACCGGATCGTGCGCAGCGACAGCCCGATCCGCTCGGCCACCTCACCGATCTGCATCCGCCCGGCGGTGGTCACTGCGCGCCGCCGAGCCTGCCGGCGAGCCGCTGGTGGTAGTGGCCGGTGACGTCGGTGAGCCCGGTGATCTCCAGGGTCTTGCCGCGGGCGGCGTACTTCTGACCCACCGCGTCGAGCACGGCGACCGACGAGGCGTCCCACACGTGCGCCGCGGAGAGGTCCAGGACGACGTGGTCGGGGTCGCCGGCGTAGTCGAAGCGGTCGACCAGCTCGTTGGCCGAGGCGAAGAACAGCGCCCCGCGGACGGCGTAGACGCGCTCGCCGTCGGGGCCGTCGGTGGGCGTGAGGGTGACCAGGTGGGCCACCCGGCGGGCGAAGAGCACGCAGGCGACGACCACACCGACCCCCACGCCGATCGCCAGGTTGCCGGTGACCACCACGACCACGACGGTGACGACCATGACGGCGGTCTCGCTGCGCGGCATCGACCGCGCGGTGCGCAGGCTGTGCCAGTCGAAGGTGGTGAGCGCGACGAACACCATCACCGCCACCAGCGCCGCCATCGGGATGGCCGCGACGACCGGGCTGAGCACCAGGACCAGGACCAGCAGGAAGACGCCGGCGAGGAAGGTCGACAGCCGGGTGCGGGCGCCGGCCCGGACGTTGATCATCGTCTGGCCGATCATGGCGCAGCCGCCCATCCCGCCGAAGAACCCGGCGGCCAGGTTGGCGACGCCCTGCCCGATCGACTCGCGGGTCTTGTCCGAGGGGGAGTCGGTGAGCTCGTCGACCAGCTTGGCGGTCATCAGCGACTCCATCAGCCCGACGAAGGCGATGGCCAGGGCGTAGGGCGCGATGATGCGCAGCGTCTCCAGGGTGAACGGGACGTCGGGCAGGCCCAGGCCGGGGAGGCTGTCGGGCAGCTCGCCCTGGTCGCCGACGGTGGGGACGTCGACGTGCGCGACGACGGTCACCACGGTCAGCACCACGATCGCGATGAGCGGCGCCGGGACGGCGGTGGTCAGCCGGGGCAGCAGCACGATCAGCGCCAGGCCGGCGGCGGCCAGCGGGTAGACCGGCCACGGGACGTCGGTGAGCTGCGGCAGCTGCGCGGTGAAGATGAGGATCGCCAGCGCGTTGACGAAGCCGACCATCACGCTGCGCGGCACGAACCGCATGACCTTCGCGACCCCGAGCAGCCCGAGGACCACCTGGAACACCCCGCCCAGCAGCACGGCGGCGATGAGGTGCTGCAGCCCGTGGTCGCGGACCAGCGGCGCGATGACCAGCGCGACGGCGCCGGCGGCGGCCGACACCATGGCCGGGCGGCCACCGGTGAACGCGATGGTCACGGCCATCACGAAGGAGGTGAAGAGCCCGACGCGGGGGTCGAGACCGGCGATGATCGAGAACGAGATGACCTCGGGGATCAGCGCGAGGGCGGTGACCAGGCCGGCGAGCACCTCGACGCGGGCGACCCGCGGGGATGCCCAGGCGGGCCGGCGCAGGGCCGGGCGGGGGAGTCGGGCAGGCAGTGCGGTGCTCATGGAGGCCGTTCGGTCGCGGTGGTCCGACCGCGACGCTGCGGGCTCGCCGCCGACCCTACCCTCACGTGAGAGGAGGGTTGCCGGCCGTCGGGGGCGTCGCAGGCATCGGGCAGGCTCGGGTGCGTGCCCACCGACGAGCAGCGGTTCCTCGACCTGGTCCTGGCCAACCCGACGGTCGCCGCGGTGCTGGAGCGGGCGCCGTCCCTGGGGGTGTCGGACTGGTGGCTGACCGCCGGCGTGCTGTTCCAGTCGGTCTGGAACGGGCTCACCGGCCGTGACCCGGGTGCCGGCGTCCGCGACGCCGACCTCTTCTACGTCGACCCGGACACCTCCTGGGAGGCCGAGGACGCCGTCATCCGCCGGGGCGGGGAGCTGTTCGCCGACCTGCCGGTGCCGGTGGAGATCCGCAACCAGGCCCGGGTCCACCTCTGGTACGCCGAGCGCTTCGGCGTCCCGGCGGCGGCGCCGTTCCGGGACTGCCGTGCGGCGATCGACGCCTTCGCCGCGGTCTGCTGCAGCTATGGGGTGACGGCCGGCGCCGACGGGCAGCCGGTGGTCTACGCGCCGTACGGCTACGCCGACCTGTTCGGCATGGTGGTGCGGCCGGGCGGCGGCCCGGCCCCCCGGGACGTCTACGAGGGCAAGGCCGCCCGCTGGCGCTCGGAGTGGCCGCAGCTCACAGTCCTGCCCTGGGAACACCCCGGGCCCCCGCGCGGCTGATGGGTAGCGTGGCAGCTGTGAAGAAGGTCGTCGTGCTGGACTACGGATCGGGCAACCTGCGGTCGGCGGAGCGTGCGCTGACCCGCGTGGGTGCCGACGTCACCGTCACCGCGGACGCCGACGCCGCGATGGAGGCCGACGGCCTCGTCGTCCCCGGTGTGGGCGCCTACGCCGCCTGCATGGACGGGCTGCGCGCCGTCGACGGACCGAAGGTGATCGGACGGCGGCTGGCCGGCGGGCGCCCGGTGCTCGGCATCTGCGTGGGCATGCAGGTGCTGTTCGAGCGCGGCGTCGAGCACGGCCAGGACACCGAGGGCTGCGGCGAGTGGCCGGGCGTGGTGGAGAAGCTCGAGTCGCCGGTGCTGCCGCACATGGGCTGGAACACCGTCGAGGCACCCGCCGGGTCGACGCTGTTCGCGGGCCTGGACGACCAGCGCTTCTACTTCGTGCACTCCTACGGCGTGCGCCGGTTCCCGCTCGCCGAGCCGGGTGTGACCGGACGGCTCACCCCGCCGGCGGTCACCTGGGCCGAGCACGGCGACCGCTTCGTCGCCGGGGTCGAGAACGGGCCGCTGTCGGCGACCCAGTTCCACCCGGAGAAGAGCGGCGACGCCGGTGCCCAGCTGCTCACCAACTGGCTCAACACCCTGGACTGACGACCTCCGTCACGAGGTCCAGCCACCTCCGCGACCGTCCCGCCGTGCCCCGACGCGGCCTGACGGTCGCCCAGGTGGCTGTACCCCCGGCACGGCCGGCGCGGGCCTCAGCTGCGCAGGTAGCTGGCGCCGTTGACGTCGATGATCGTGCCGGTGGAGAACGCCGCCTCCGGCGAGGCCAGCCACAGCACCGCCGCGGCGACCTCCTCCGGCCGCGCCACCCGGCCGTAGGGCGACTGCGCGCGGACGGCGTCCCCGCCGGGGCCGTCGAGCACCTCGCGGGCCATCTCGGTCTGCACGAAGCCCGGCGCCACGGTCCCGACGGAGATGCCGTGCGGCGCGAGTGCCAGCGCCATCGACTGCCCGAAGGCGTTGAGCCCGGCCTTGCTCGCCCCGTAGGCGGGGTTGTTCGGCTCGCCCCGGAACGCGCCCCGGCTGGAGACGTTCACGACCGCGCCGCCGCCGGCGGCGATGAGGTGCGGCAGCGCCCGGAACGTGGCGTTGGCCGGGCCGAGCAGGTTCACCGCCAGGGTCTGCTGCCAGGCGGCCTGCCAGTCGGCGTAGTCGGTCTCCAGCGGCGGGTGGGCGGTGAAGACCCCGGCGTTGTTGACCAGCACGTCCAGCCCGCCCAGGCCTGCCGCCGCCTCGTCGACCATCGCCCCGACGGCCTCGGGATCGGCGAGGTCGGCCTGAACGAGCACGTGCCCGGCGCCGGGGAGCTCGGCCAGCACCGCCTCGGCCCGCTCCCGCGAGCCACCGAAGTGGACCGCGACCCGGTCACCACGTGCGGCGAAGGCCAGCGCGATGGCGCGGCCGATCCCGCGGGAGGCACCGGTGACCAGGACAGCTCGGGACGTCTTCTCGTCGGGCACGCGGGGAGTCAACCAGTCACCACCGACCGCGGTGCACGACCTCCTCGACACCGCGGCGCCCGCGCTTGAGCGAGGGCGACCTCCGGTCCTCCGCGCCGGCGTAGCCGATCGACAGGCAGCCCACCGGCCGGTAGGCCCCCGGGACGCCGAACGCCGCCCGGAACCCCTCGACCCGCTCGGGCGGGACGCCGAAGAACGCCGCGGCCAGCCCCTCGTCGACCGCGGTGAGCAGCATCAGCAGCGAGGCCATGCCGGTGTCGACGTCCCAGTACGGGACCGGCCAGCGGGCCTCGTCGCGGTCGGTCCAGCCCTTGTCGGGCTCGGCGTAGCGGTCCAGGTAGGCGGCCTTGTGCGACAGCGGGACGACCAGCAGGGGAGCGCGGCGCATCCGGGTGAGCCAGCCGTCCGGCGTCCCGCCGTCGGTGGTCGCCGCCCAGAACCGGTCGCGTTCCTCGGCGGTCTCCAGCACCAGGAACGCCCAGCCCTGGCTGAACCCGGCCGAGGGGGCACGGATCGCGTGCTCCAGCAGCCGTTCCCGCACCTCGGCGGGCACGGGCCGGTCGGGGTCGTAGTCGCGCACCATCCGCCGGCGGCGGACGACGTCCCGGAACTCCATCCCGCCACCCTGTCACCCGGGTGCGACGGGTCAGCCGGCGCGGCCGAGCCGGGCGAGCACGCGGGTGGAGCGGGCCGCCGAGTCCGGGACCGCGAGCGCCGGGCCGCAGATGCCCTCCATGTGCAGCGCCGGTCCGAAGCCGTCGGCGCCGGCCTCGACGAGGTCCAGCTCGGCGTCGGTGAGGGCGGGGTCGGCACCGACGGCCCGGGCGAGGTCCCACCGGTGCACGACCATGTCCCAGACGTAGAACCGGGCGAACGCCTCGCCCACGGTGGTCGGCCCGAAGAAGCCGTCGAAGGCCCGGGCGGGCACGTCGTCGTCGGCGAGCGCGGCCGCCACCCGGGCGCTGTGCTCGCGCCAGGCGCCGGCCGGGTCGGCGGCGACGTCGGGCGCCTCGCCCAGGTCGACGCCGTGGGTGCCCAGGAAGTCCCGCTGGGTCGAGACCAGGTGGGCGACCACGTCGGCGGCGGTCCAGCCCGGGCAGGGTGACGGTGCGCCCCACCCCGACGGCGGGACGGCGTCCAGGAGCCGGCTCAGGGGAGCATCTGCTGTGGCGTGCAGTTCCGCGGTCGGGTTCACGGCCAGAACGTAGGAGCCTGCGGCAGGCTGGGTCTTGATGAAACCCGACAGCACCCCCTCGACCGACGCGGTCGAGCGTGCCCACCTCAAGGACCCCGGCGACGCCTCCCACGTGATGTACCGCTATCCGGCCGCCCCGGAGTTCGCCGACCTCCTCCAGCGCTTCTGGATCCCGGTGTGGTCGCTGCCGCCGGGGCAGGAGGCGCCGCAGCGGGTCCTGCAGTACCCCGTGTCGCTGATCGTGGTCGCCCACGACTACGCCCGCTTCTACGGCGTCGTCTCCGGGCTGTCGACGACCACGCTGACCGGCACCGGGTGGGCGGTCGGCGTGCTGTGCGCACCGGCCGCCGGGACGCTGCTGGCCCGCGGCTCGATGACCCGCTACACCGACCGGCACGTCGACGTCCGCGAGGTGCTGGGCCCCGCGGGGGAGGAGCTGGTCACCCGGGTGCGCTCCGCGATGGCCCCCGCCCCGTCCGACCCGGTGGCGCACGCCGCCGCCATGGCCGCCTTCGAGGACGCGCTGCGGCCGCTGCTGCCCGTGGACGAGGAGGGGCTGCTGGTCAACCGGGTCGTGGCGTTCGTCGAGTCCGACCGGGACGTCGTCCGGGTGGCCCAGGTGTGCGCGGAGTTCGACCTGCCCGAGCGGGCGCTGCAGCGGCTGGTGCACCGCCGGCTCGGCCTGACGCCCAAGTGGCTGATCCAGCGCCGGCGGCTGCAGGAGGCCGCCGAACGGCTGCGGACCGGCCCGGTCGACCTGGCCGAGCTCGCCGTGCAGCTGGGCTACGCCGACCAGCCGCACCTGACCCGCGACTTCGGCCAGGTGACCGGCATGACGCCCCGCCAGTTCGCCGACCGGCACGCGCCCGGGACGTGACGCGGGCCGCCCCCACGCAGTCCCTAGGCTGGTGGCGTGCCGAAGCTGCAGCTGCTCCCCGCCGTCGACGTCGCCGACGGCCTCGCCGTCCGCCTGGTGCAGGGGGAGGCCGGGAGCGAGACCTCCTACGGCGACCCCCTCGAGGCCGCCCTCGCCTGGCAGCGCGACGGCGCCGAGTGGGTGCACCTGGTCGACCTCGACGCCGCGTTCGGCCGCGGCTCGAACCGCGAGCTGCTGGCGGAGGTGGTCGGGCAGCTCGACGTCGACGTGGAGCTGTCCGGCGGCATCCGCGACGACGAGTCGCTGGCCGCCGCGCTGGCCACCGGTTGCCGCCGGGTCAACCTCGGCACCGCCGCGCTGGAGTCGCCGGAGTGGTGCGCGCGGGCGATCGCCGAGCACGGTGACCGCATCGCCGTCGGCCTGGACGTGCGCGGCACCCGGCTGGCCGCCCGCGGCTGGACCAAGGAGGGCGGCGAGCTCTACGAGACCCTCGCCCGCCTGGACGACGAGGGCTGCGCCCGCTACGTGGTCACCGACATCACCAAGGACGGCACGCTGCGCGGCCCGAACCTGGAGCTGCTGCGCGAGGTCTGCGCCGCCACCCCGCGGCCGGTGATCGCCTCCGGCGGGGTCAGCTCGCTGGAGGACATCCGGGCGCTGGCCGGGCTGGCCGGCATCGGCGTCGAGGGCGCGATCGTCGGCAAGGCGCTCTACGCCGGCCAGTTCACCCTGCCCGAGGCGCTGCAGGTCACCGAGGAGCTCGCGTGAGCGTCGTGCGGCTGGGCTCGGGCGGGCCCTGGGAGGGCATCGTCGGCTACAGCCGGGTCGTCGCCGTCGGCGAGCAGGCCTGGGTGAGCGGCTGCACGGCCGCGACCGTCGAGGGCACCGTCGCGCACCCCGGGGACGCCGGGGGTCAGACCCGGGTGGCGCTGCAGACGGTCGCGCGGGCCCTGACCGACGCCGGGTTCGACCTGGGCGACGTCGTGCGCACGCGCATCTACGTGACCGACATCAGCCGCTGGGAGGAGGTCGGGCGCGCGCACGGCGAGGTCTTCAGCGAGATCCGGCCGGCCACGACGATGGTGCAGGTGGCGGCCCTGATCGACCCGACGATGCTGGTGGAGATCGAGGCCGACGCGGTCCGGGGGGCGGGGGCGTGAGCCTGTCCGTGCGGGTCATCCCGTGCCTGGACGTCGACGCCGGTCGGGTCGTCAAGGGCGTCAACTTCGTCGACCTCGTGGACGCCGGTGACCCGGTGGAGATGGCCCGGGTCTACGACGCCGAGGGCGCCGACGAGCTGACCTTCCTCGACATCACCGCGAGCTCGGGCAGCCGGGAGACCACCTACGACGTCGTCCGGCGGACGGCGGAGAGCGTGTTCATCCCGCTGACCGTCGGCGGCGGCGTGCGCAGCGTGGCCGACGTCGACAAGCTGCTCCGCGCCGGTGCGGACAAGGTCGCGGTCAACACCGCCGCCGTCGCCCGGCCCGAGCTCATCGCCGAGATCGCCGACCGGTTCGGCAACCAGGTGCTCGTGCTGAGCCTCGACGCCCGCCGGGTCCAGGGCGGCGCGCACACCGACTCCGGCTTCGAGATCACCACGCACGGCGGGCGCCAGGGCACCGGCCGGGACGCCGTCGAGTGGGTCGTGCAGGCCGCCGCGCTCGGCGTCGGCGAGGTGCTGCTCAACTCGATGGACGCCGACGGCACGCGGGCCGGCTTCGACACCGAGCTGATCCGGGCCGTGCGCCGCGAGGTCACCGTGCCGCTGATCGCCAGCGGGGGAGCCGGCGCGGTCGACCACTTCCCGCCCGCGGTCGAGGCCGGCGCCGACGCGGTGCTCGCCGCCAGCGTCTTCCACTTCGGGCAGCTGCGCGTCGGGGACGTCAAGGCCGGGCTGGCCGCCGCCGGCGTCCCGGTCCGCCAGGAGGCCGACCGCCCGCTCGACTGAGTGCCGGGGAGCGGGCCGCCGAGGGCGGGCATGATCGCCCGGTGATCCTCGGACGCCGCCGCCGGCCCGATGCGCCCCGGCCACTGCCCGTCCCGCCGTTCGCGCCCGACCGGCCCGTCCCGGCCCCGGCGGTCGTCCCGGCGCCCGCCGACCCGGTGGCGGCCCTGGCCGCGGCCGGTGTCGCGCTGCCCGGGAGTGGTGCCGCCGTGCAGCCCGCGCCCGGCCTGTCGGTCTGGACCGTCCCGGTGGCCGGCGCCGCCGCCCTGGAGCTGTGGAGCCGCGTGCGTGCGGCGCACCCGGCCACCGGGCTCTGGCCGGTGCTCGCCGGGCCGTCCACCGAGGAGACCGTGGCCGCCTCGCTGGAGGAGACCCCGGACCCGCCGCTGGCCTCCGACGGCGCCGCCTGGCTCACCGCACGGGCGGCCGACCCCGAGCTCGCGCCGGCCGGGGTCACCCGCGGGCCGTACGTGCAGCGGGCGGTGGTGGAGCCGGCCGAGTTGCTGCCCGCCCTCACCGGCGGGCTCGACCGGTTGTGGCTGGTGCCCGCACCGGCCGGCTGGCTCGTGCCCGGGCTGCTGGGCTGGAGCGGTGCGGTGAACCACGACGTGCTGGGCCACGAGCACGCCACGGTGCTGCGGCGCTGGGCCGGCGCGTGGCAGGCCGAGCTGCTCGCGCTGGAGCTCGACGTGCTCACCCTGCGGGTGCACACCCCGCCGGTCACCCCGTAGCAGGCGCTCGCGGCGGCGGTCGAGGCCTACGTCTACTGCCCCGACGCGGTCGAGCAGGGGACCGAGACCCTCGACGCGCTCGCCGAGCACCTGACCCAGCCGGCCTGGCAGTTCTGGTGGGACTGATCCCGCCCGCCGGGCGCTGACCCGCGAGCGGGGCCACCCGGTGCCCGGGGCGGTCAGCCGGGGCGGCGGGCGAGGACGACGAGCTCGCGGCCCGGCCGGTCGGGGGCGTCCCGGACCTCCTCGACGACCAGCCCGGCCGCGGTCACCGACGCGACCAGCTCGGCGCGGCTCCGGAACCTCAGCGTCGAGTCCGAGGTCAGCACCGCACCGTCGCTGCCGAAGACGAACGTCCAGCGGAAGGTGACCAGGTCCCCGCGCACGTCCAGGACGTCGACCCACGTCTGCACCGGGCCGGTCCCCGGGACGTCGGCGGTCGTGTCAGATCGCGCCCGGTCCCACTCCTCCCACGCCCGTCGCGCCGGGTCACGGCTCTCGAACACGAGTCGGCCGCCCGGCCGCAGGGCGTCGTGGGCCGCCCGCAGCACCGCGTCCCAGTCGGCGTCGGCGCAGAACACCTCGGCCACGTTCGCGGTCATGGTGACCAGGTCCACGGCCAGCGCCGGCAGGGCCGCGACGTCGCCGACCACCCAGTCGACCAGGTCGGCGCCGGCCTTGCGGCGCGCCACCGCGATCGA belongs to Modestobacter sp. L9-4 and includes:
- the hisD gene encoding histidinol dehydrogenase; this translates as MLSRIDLRGSALPGPRELAHLLPRAGTDIDAVLATVRPICEDVRLRGAEAVREITARLDRVDVPDMAVPQAALDEALAGIDPTVRAALEESIRRVRIVHSDQRRTDVTTQVARGGTVTERWLPVRRVGLYVPGGLAPLLSSVVMNVVPAQIAGVESIAVASPPQRDNGGLPDPGVLAACALLGVTEVYAVGGAQAIAVFGYGAGACEPVDLVTGPGNVYVTAAKRLLRGLIGIDSEAGPTEVAVLADDTADPGHVAADLISQAEHDPLAGAVLVTTSEELADAVLAQVPAQVAATKHTERITTALNGTQSGIVLVDDLDAGLAVVDAYAAEHLEIQTRDPREVAMRVRNAGAVFVGPWAPVSLGDYIAGSNHVLPTGGCARHSSGLSVQTFLRGIHLVEYDEQALAEVAGHIDALAHAEDLPGHAAAVRVRQRP
- a CDS encoding histidinol-phosphate transaminase, translating into MTGLEELPLRPELRGKTAYGAPQLAVAHQLNTNENPYPLPGGLLADLGTALAEASRGLNRYPDRDAVALRTDLATYLTHTSGEQVGVDQVWAANGSNEVLQQLLQTFGGADRTALGFTPSYSMHPIIAGSTSTAWVDGHRRADFTIDTAAAVAQVREVRPDVVFVTSPNNPTGTAVDLDTIAALYDATDGVLVVDEAYTEFARTGTVSALSLLPGRPRLVVSRTMSKAFGMAGLRLGYLAADPAVVQAVQLVRLPYHLSSLTQAAARAALAHTDELLATVEAVKAQRDRIVAALPLLGLTSVPSDANFVLFGHFADAPAAWQALLDRGVLVRDVGLPGWLRVTAGTPEETDAFLTALGEVAPSHRLGD
- the hisB gene encoding imidazoleglycerol-phosphate dehydratase HisB produces the protein MSRTARIERATKETTLVVEVDLDGTGTSDIATGVGFYDHMLTALSKHSGIDLTVRADGDLHIDAHHTVEDVAIALGQAFAEALGDKRGITRYGDATIPMDEVLVQAAVDLSGRPYFVHAEPENMTPMIGPDYPTSLTKHVLESFAFNAKISLHVRVLYAGRDAHHIVEGQFKALARALRTAVALDPRVTDVPSTKGAL
- a CDS encoding MerR family transcriptional regulator, translated to MTTAGRMQIGEVAERIGLSLRTIRYYEEVGLAVPSARSDGGFRLYVEDDVERLRVIMQMKPLGFSLEEMRELLDLLDAGPGADPARLAAFREQAAERVATLRRQLRTAEDFAARLG
- a CDS encoding SulP family inorganic anion transporter — its product is MSTALPARLPRPALRRPAWASPRVARVEVLAGLVTALALIPEVISFSIIAGLDPRVGLFTSFVMAVTIAFTGGRPAMVSAAAGAVALVIAPLVRDHGLQHLIAAVLLGGVFQVVLGLLGVAKVMRFVPRSVMVGFVNALAILIFTAQLPQLTDVPWPVYPLAAAGLALIVLLPRLTTAVPAPLIAIVVLTVVTVVAHVDVPTVGDQGELPDSLPGLGLPDVPFTLETLRIIAPYALAIAFVGLMESLMTAKLVDELTDSPSDKTRESIGQGVANLAAGFFGGMGGCAMIGQTMINVRAGARTRLSTFLAGVFLLVLVLVLSPVVAAIPMAALVAVMVFVALTTFDWHSLRTARSMPRSETAVMVVTVVVVVVTGNLAIGVGVGVVVACVLFARRVAHLVTLTPTDGPDGERVYAVRGALFFASANELVDRFDYAGDPDHVVLDLSAAHVWDASSVAVLDAVGQKYAARGKTLEITGLTDVTGHYHQRLAGRLGGAQ
- a CDS encoding nucleotidyltransferase family protein, which gives rise to MPTDEQRFLDLVLANPTVAAVLERAPSLGVSDWWLTAGVLFQSVWNGLTGRDPGAGVRDADLFYVDPDTSWEAEDAVIRRGGELFADLPVPVEIRNQARVHLWYAERFGVPAAAPFRDCRAAIDAFAAVCCSYGVTAGADGQPVVYAPYGYADLFGMVVRPGGGPAPRDVYEGKAARWRSEWPQLTVLPWEHPGPPRG
- the hisH gene encoding imidazole glycerol phosphate synthase subunit HisH encodes the protein MKKVVVLDYGSGNLRSAERALTRVGADVTVTADADAAMEADGLVVPGVGAYAACMDGLRAVDGPKVIGRRLAGGRPVLGICVGMQVLFERGVEHGQDTEGCGEWPGVVEKLESPVLPHMGWNTVEAPAGSTLFAGLDDQRFYFVHSYGVRRFPLAEPGVTGRLTPPAVTWAEHGDRFVAGVENGPLSATQFHPEKSGDAGAQLLTNWLNTLD
- a CDS encoding SDR family NAD(P)-dependent oxidoreductase — translated: MPDEKTSRAVLVTGASRGIGRAIALAFAARGDRVAVHFGGSRERAEAVLAELPGAGHVLVQADLADPEAVGAMVDEAAAGLGGLDVLVNNAGVFTAHPPLETDYADWQAAWQQTLAVNLLGPANATFRALPHLIAAGGGAVVNVSSRGAFRGEPNNPAYGASKAGLNAFGQSMALALAPHGISVGTVAPGFVQTEMAREVLDGPGGDAVRAQSPYGRVARPEEVAAAVLWLASPEAAFSTGTIIDVNGASYLRS
- a CDS encoding nitroreductase family protein, with the protein product MEFRDVVRRRRMVRDYDPDRPVPAEVRERLLEHAIRAPSAGFSQGWAFLVLETAEERDRFWAATTDGGTPDGWLTRMRRAPLLVVPLSHKAAYLDRYAEPDKGWTDRDEARWPVPYWDVDTGMASLLMLLTAVDEGLAAAFFGVPPERVEGFRAAFGVPGAYRPVGCLSIGYAGAEDRRSPSLKRGRRGVEEVVHRGRW